One Cardinium endosymbiont of Culicoides punctatus genomic region harbors:
- a CDS encoding HD domain-containing protein, whose product MSYPFPNPYQAVIHSTHEKQLKSPVLPALVFSMSTDTDKPNILLTYEVTDELRSGYLPKTINNLYQEESRQIVQAHGGYMETIETETGLTCLYILPIDGKKVMRFKRYHTNDLSNKVAETAASLAQEKELIRLVVSKTTLTEQKVKETIHFIKKAHGNVIRKSGDPFYTHPMWVAKIVLEATNNSDTILAALLHDVIEDTMGYIGANRTTIWNGSGLYSGHGYAL is encoded by the coding sequence TTGTCTTACCCTTTCCCTAATCCTTACCAGGCAGTCATACATAGTACGCATGAGAAGCAACTAAAATCTCCTGTATTACCTGCACTTGTTTTTTCTATGTCTACAGATACAGATAAGCCAAATATACTACTTACTTACGAAGTTACAGATGAACTTCGTTCAGGATATTTACCTAAGACAATAAATAATCTGTATCAAGAAGAAAGTAGACAAATTGTACAAGCTCATGGAGGATATATGGAAACCATAGAAACAGAAACTGGTTTAACCTGTCTCTACATATTACCTATTGATGGTAAAAAAGTTATGCGGTTTAAACGATATCATACCAATGACTTATCTAATAAAGTAGCAGAAACTGCTGCAAGTTTAGCGCAAGAAAAAGAGCTGATTCGTTTAGTTGTAAGCAAAACAACGTTAACTGAGCAAAAGGTAAAGGAAACTATTCACTTTATTAAGAAAGCACATGGAAATGTTATACGTAAGTCAGGTGATCCTTTTTATACCCATCCTATGTGGGTAGCTAAGATTGTATTAGAAGCTACCAATAACTCTGATACCATTTTGGCAGCTCTGTTGCATGATGTAATAGAGGATACAATGGGTTACATTGGAGCAAATAGAACTACTATATGGAATGGAAGTGGCTTATATAGTGGACATGGTTACGCATTATAA